One Thermodesulfobacteriota bacterium genomic window, CCCCAGCACCGGGTTGCCCGCGCGGTCCACCAGGGAACCGTCTGCACGCAGAGCGAACCCCCCGTTGCGGGTGTAGGCCACGCCCCCCGGCGTCTCCACGGCGAAGAAGCCTTCCCCGTCAACGGCCAGGTCCAGGGGGCGCCCGGTGGTGCGCAGGGGCCCGGAGCTCGGGTCCAGGAAGTGCTCGGCCTGGGCGGTCTGCACGTCCGTGGCCGTGCCCCCGGTGGGAACCTCCCGGCGCACGAGCCCCGAGCTGCGAAACCCTGGCGTCTGGACGTTGCCCAGGTTGTGGGACAGGAGGTCCATCTTCCGGCTTTCCACCATCATCCCGCTCGTGGCCGTGTACAGCGCTCGGATCATCGTCGCGCCCTCCTGCCGGGGGACGTAGCAAGAGGGGTGCCAAGCGCCCCAAGGGCGACCCGGCGCGGAAAACCGGGTGCCGGGGCGCGGCGTCCGCCGCTCCCGGGGGGCAGGGGGCGGACCCCGGGGGGGAAGTTCGGGCTGCCGG contains:
- the flgF gene encoding flagellar basal-body rod protein FlgF, which gives rise to MIRALYTATSGMMVESRKMDLLSHNLGNVQTPGFRSSGLVRREVPTGGTATDVQTAQAEHFLDPSSGPLRTTGRPLDLAVDGEGFFAVETPGGVAYTRNGGFALRADGSLVDRAGNPVLGEDGPVRVPGQGEVQVGGDGTLRVEGRRVDRLRLETFEDAQALRPAGASLYYPVAGAQAVPAENGRVVQGALEGSNLDGVAGMTRMVETLRAFEAYQKAIQTVDEATSQAVRLGRVA